The sequence below is a genomic window from Lycium ferocissimum isolate CSIRO_LF1 chromosome 9, AGI_CSIRO_Lferr_CH_V1, whole genome shotgun sequence.
GATGAATTTGGGAGTTTTGTTTTGACTGTTCTTCCTGGGAACTTCCCAGGAAAATggaaatgaagatttttggCCCCAAAAACAAACATTTTGTCCTCTTTTTTGGATTTTAAACTTTATTACCGGATTTTAAACTGTATTaccttaatattttaaaaaataataattaagtttAATAGctgtttaaatttaaaatataagatCAATCTATTGTCAGTAGCGGAATCGGAATTTGAAGCTTATAGATTCTGAATTTGTCACTAAACTCATAACTTATTTTAGTTACTAAGATCGTCATTatgtgtacatatttaatgaatttcgtaatataaataaaaggtctaaaaagaaattattgagTTCGTCTCAACTCGTATCAAGTACTATAGTTGTGCCTCAGCAAATTGTCCCatataagttttaaattaacgaatttgtattatttttcttagAGCCAAACCATATAATTCTTAAAAAATCAGGAAATATAGTTCAAAACAATCATTCTTCTAATTTTAAAGGTGATTAGCACCTTAAGATATGTTAGGAATTGCTCTATGAGTTAGCATAAACTAGTCTAGTTTGTACATTTTGAGCTCGGTTCATTTAATAAATCTGTTACAAAATATTTGATGGGAAAAGTTACACAACGTTATATTGGTGAGAGATAACAGGTACTTGAAAAAAATAGTTGAGGTGCACATAATTGACCCCAAAACACCAcctttaaagaaaataattattaggATCTTTCCTGGTCACCTTTTCAGTAGACACTAACAATTttgctctttttatttttttctaaatacgTTATACTATGTTAATTACACAAGTTTTGACAAGTatttgcatttgtatatatattgaatcTAAATTCGTATCAGATAAATTGAGACGAAGAAATAGTTAGTATGGACTAGAAAATGATCAATTTGTAAATCTTGATTAAATCAACATATTTATGCACACAAGATATCTCAAATGCTGCAAGAAAAGCTTTTCATATTATATATTCAGAAAGTCTTGTGCACTTAGAAGGACGTCATACGAAGTAGTTAAGGGTCCTTCGAGTCATCCGATAAAATTGGTTAAGATACAAAAAAATTAACGAAGTGATCTAGATTTTCATTCTACAAGCAGGACAATTTGCATTAGACTCAAGCCATGGCTCTAAACACTTGGAATGAAACCTATGGGCACAAGGCAATTGCATTAAATTGTCCATTATTCTAAATTGGTCCAAGCAAATGATGCATTCATCTTGTTCTGAAGATTTCCATCCCATCTTTGCCCAATTGATGAACCTCTTTGACACACTTTTCTTTAATCCAAACACTTCTTTGCACACAAATCCTTGCCCTTTTTGTCTATTATTGGTACTCCTGAAATCCATTACaacaaatgaaataaacaatCAGTGCCAGCTAACAACTCTTTCAGGAAAACAAATTTATTCAAGTCCTTTTGCCCGATGAGTCATTTACTTAAATGGACCTTTCACGTATTTATGTGTGTGAAAAGCTATTGAAATtataacaaatataaaaattttgaaCCCGTCAAATTAAAATTATAGATCTTCCTAGGTAGATAAAGGGTCAAAAGGAAGATAATAAATAAGGGTGCTAGGGAAATTTAGCCTTTTACCATTTGCTTTCTAAATTCCATTGTCCACTAAGCTTTTTATCCAATCTTTGCTTGGCTTTTCTGGAAATTTCAATTAATTTCTCATCTTGATATGCATGGCTTGCTGCACTTCTTTGCTGTTAATTCAATTTAACCAAACAAGAAAAAGGACATAAGAATTAGTATCAACTCATTCTATATACGGTGGAACGGATCAAATCCCTCCTCCTCCGCTTAATAAGTGAGGTTTTGAGCTCGAGCTCTGAAAATGGAAAAGCTTTTGGTAAAGagtgtttctttctttcttgcccTATGCATACAAATCTGAATTAATTCTCTCCCACTAGattattttaaacaaataaaacatcaacaaacaATGAGTATAATTGTCAGAGGACTTTACTAGTTTACCTTGGATGAACTTGAGCTTAGATGGAATTGATCATAGTTGCTTGTGTAGAGGCAAAAACTAGACGAATTCAACCAATTATTGCCACTCCTTTGATGAAACCTCCTTCTCCTAGCATGTTCAACACCAGGAAGCATGCCAGCCATATATTTTTACACAAActcaaaaagaacaaaaagaaaaagagagaaaacaaaattCTACAAATATGGATATCGGATCTAAAATGTTGAGTTTATCGATTCTGAATTCTAAAAAAGACGGTTATCGAATTATTCAAATCGGTAACTACAACTCTAGCTTCGGCTCAGCAACTCTCCACACATGATCTACAAaggaaaattagaataatgaacCTGTTGCCTTAGTTTCTACTTCCTACAAAACATATAGCCATGAGCAAGAATAAGTGAAAGAGCAATCATAAAGTGAAAGAGCAATCATACTAAGGAACCATGTAAAGATctcattattatatttttaaagataaaaaagaaagaatatagtACCTCACATGAAAAGCACAATCTTTTTTTTGGCAAGTAAATTAACTTTGATCTGAATCTTGGCAGATTTTAGGCACTAAAGCTTTTGCCAGACCAAAAAAGTTCCCACCCATGTGCTTATCTTcgttttaataataatataagataCCATTTTCAGCTCCAATTTTCCTTTGTCTCGgccattttatttatttatcattaaaaaaacGAATGAAAGAAGCTGGTAGTGGTAGGTACGTACGATACACGTGGTCAGGGGCGGAGCTATCCTTGGAGTGTCAAGATATCTTTGCCCAAGGAAGTTTTAGTTTAATAGGTATACCAACGTTGACGCCTCTTAAAGCCACAAGTTGAAAAAAAGTCCTACAAGGTCTCGTGTTTGAATAGGTGATATCAATATTTTTTGACACCACTTAACATGAATCATGTCCACTGGACGTGGTGTAATGAATGAGATCTTATCTCAAGTTTGCATTTTGGAAACAAAAAGAACTCTTGATAGGAAGTAATTTTCCGTTAATGCATTTTGCGCCGTGTGACTTTAAAATAGTCGATTTAATGAATTAGAGGTGTactgaaaatttaaagtttttcCGTTCTTATAATGACTTCAAGttaattttataataataatgatttcatgatcaatctttataaaattaagtaacatatatatatatatatatatatatatatatatatatatatatatatatatatatatatatttatatatataaacaatgtAGATCCGTAACTCTTGAATAGGATTTTTGTATCCACTTTTTCCTTTAATGcttattattcttttgttgtttaGATGTATGACTTTAAAATTATCAGCATGACAATATAAGTGTGACAGTGTTAGTGTTACAAAGTGAGACACGTGACTAACCAAAAAACCAACAATATCTTCttcatcaaacatatcacacAGCTTGGGCTAGACACCTTTTTGTAGCGGCTTTCGCaaatataatagtaataacctctaatctttaaaaaaaaaaaaaaaaaagggcatcttgtttcaaaaaataatctaatttataaatgtattaaaaaaattatatatatttgggacttttttacacacacacacacacacacacacacacatacttattatatatatatatatatatatatatatatatatatatatatatatatatatatatatatatatattaaattattaattattctaATTTAAAGTACTTTGTATACAATTCTAAAGAtatagtagtttttttttatcataaaaaCTTGAAATTCATATTAAAAATTAGTCAATCTAACACTTCTCTCTCACTCACTTTTCGTATCCGTATTGAATCCGATTAATTCAAATTCGTAATGCGTAGAGCCATAAGAGCAAGAAAAAAATCACACGATTCATGAAAAACattacaattacaattgaaaaataaaaaaaaacaaaaatatcttGAGAACTCATGGgattaaaaaagtgaaaaaaccaaccaatatttaaaaaaaaaaagaagtataaaAACAGTGGAACCCAAGCTCCACCAAAaaagaacaccttccttcaactaatAAACTCTCTTTATATTCCTTACTTTTCAAGAACTCTCCAAAGTATATATTTTCTCTAAAAACAAGTTAAGGATGGACAACTATTTATAG
It includes:
- the LOC132030764 gene encoding uncharacterized protein LOC132030764 yields the protein MAGMLPGVEHARRRRFHQRSGNNWLNSSSFCLYTSNYDQFHLSSSSSKQRSAASHAYQDEKLIEISRKAKQRLDKKLSGQWNLESKWSTNNRQKGQGFVCKEVFGLKKSVSKRFINWAKMGWKSSEQDECIICLDQFRIMDNLMQLPCAHRFHSKCLEPWLESNANCPACRMKI